From Salvia splendens isolate huo1 chromosome 16, SspV2, whole genome shotgun sequence, a single genomic window includes:
- the LOC121769999 gene encoding uncharacterized protein LOC121769999 yields the protein MSLSAAGATAAFSSTTDDGHPLHHELALVVADDTAISIQDRKDQTLLALKTELMGKLDKEVKSLDDDSWMFDGPRSRINLISRPGVLRHGHKKLSASHDIAPLK from the exons ATGAGTTTGTCGGCGGCAGGGGCGACGGCAGCTTTCTCATCAACGACGGACGATGGTCATCCTTTACATCATGAATTGGCGTTGGTGGTGGCCGACGATACTGCAATCTCCATTCAAGACCGCAaggatcagacccttcttg CACTCAAGACTGAGTTGATGGGGAAGCTCGATAAGGAGGTGAAATCTCTAGATGATGATAGCTGGATGTTCGACGGACCTCGATCACGTATTAATTTGATTTCCCGACCAG GTGTTCTTCGACACGGGCACAAAAAATTGTCAGCAAGTCATGACATAGCTCCACTCAAatga
- the LOC121771439 gene encoding heat shock factor protein HSF8-like — MDAAPTSSSSTAGGGDGAPPPAPMPAPNAPPPFLVKTYDMVDDPATDKVVSWSPTNNSFIVWDSAEFARDLLPKYFKHNNFSSFVRQLNTYGFRKVDPDRWEFANEGFLRGQKHLLKSIIRRKPAHGHPQQQQQPNGQTPTVGACVEVGKFGLEEEVERLKRDKNVLMQELVRLRQQQQTTDGQLQAMVQRLQGMEQRQQQMMSFLAKAMNSPGFLAQFMQQPTDSTRRISEGNKKRRLKQDGVTDESGSPSDGQIIKYQPLINEAAQAMLRQIMKLDSSPRLEKFGNAPESFLIGNGSSSSDALACGSSSNHVSGVTLQEVPPTSGPGFVPSGSSIMGSSPAATSEVQTPLAGACTEAANIQFACQSPAIGAEVGPLITLPPADDITTDLSQMVHDSNIDIMGSETGGDIFVDPTSLSGSDRLPFEIGGFSPESPVEWVNMDDPVGFSAELPSVSDPFWEKFFQSPPPVDTEMHSTLTEDLPEGNEAKPAENGWDKSQHMAQLTEKMEHLTQDAKKA, encoded by the exons ATGGATGCCGCGCCTACTTCTTCTAGTAGTACCGCCGGCGGGGGAGATGGTGCTCCTCCGCCTGCTCCCATGCCGGCGCCCAACGCGCCGCCACCGTTCCTGGTCAAGACTTACGATATGGTGGATGACCCCGCCACCGACAAGGTAGTGTCGTGGAGCCCTACCAATAACAGCTTCATCGTTTGGGACTCGGCCGAGTTCGCTAGAGACTTGTTGCCTAAGTACTTCAAGCACAATAACTTCTCCAGCTTTGTGCGCCAGCTCAATACTTAC GGCTTTAGAAAGGTTGACCCAGACCGCTGGGAGTTTGCAAACGAGGGTTTCTTAAGAGGACAAAAGCATCTGCTGAAAAGTATCATTCGTCGAAAACCTGCTCATGGACATCCTCAGCAACAACAGCAGCCGAATGGTCAGACTCCTACCGTTGGAGCTTGTGTTGAGGTTGGGAAATTTGGGCTGGAGGAGGAAGTTGAGAGACTTAAAAGGGACAAGAATGTGCTGATGCAGGAGCTTGTCAGACTGAGACAGCAGCAACAAACTACTGATGGTCAGTTACAAGCGATGGTTCAGCGTCTTCAGGGTATGGAACAACGTCAACAGCAGATGATGTCCTTCCTTGCAAAGGCCATGAACAGCCCTGGATTTCTTGCTCAATTTATGCAACAACCTACGGATAGTACCCGGCGAATAAGCGAAGGCAACAAGAAACGGAGACTTAAACAAGATGGTGTGACTGATGAGTCTGGCAGCCCTTCTGACGGTCAGATTATTAAGTACCAACCTTTGATTAATGAAGCTGCACAAGCAATGCTTAGGCAGATTATGAAACTGGATTCTTCTCCTAGGCTAGAGAAGTTTGGAAATGCTCCTGAGAGTTTCTTGATTGGGAATGGTTCTTCATCGTCTGATGCATTGGCGTGCGGCAGTTCTTCCAATCATGTTTCAGGAGTGACTCTTCAGGAAGTACCTCCGACATCTGGGCCTGGATTTGTTCCATCTGGCTCTTCTATTATGGGTTCTTCACCTGCAGCAACTTCAGAGGTTCAGACGCCGTTGGCTGGAGCTTGTACTGAAGCTGCAAATATTCAATTTGCATGTCAAAGTCCGGCGATTGGAGCTGAAGTAGGGCCTTTGATAACCCTTCCACCAGCAGATGATATAACAACTGACCTGTCTCAAATGGTCCATGATAGCAATATCGATATAATGGGATCTGAAACAGGGGGTGACATTTTCGTTGATCCCACGTCATTATCAGGGAGTGATAGACTCCCATTTGAGATAGGTGGATTTTCACCTGAATCACCGGTAGAATGGGTTAACATGGATGACCCTGTTGGATTTTCAGCAGAACTTCCTTCAGTTAGCGACCCTTTCTGGGAAAAATTCTTCCAGAGCCCACCTCCAGTTGATACTGAGATGCACTCGACCCTAACAGAGGATCTTCCCGAGGGAAATGAAGCAAAGCCAGCAGAGAATGGATGGGACAAATCTCAGCACATGGCTCAACTAACAGAGAAGATGGAACATCTCACACAAGATGCCAAGAAAGCTTAA